In Anomaloglossus baeobatrachus isolate aAnoBae1 chromosome 3, aAnoBae1.hap1, whole genome shotgun sequence, one genomic interval encodes:
- the TDRD15 gene encoding tudor domain-containing protein 15, translating to MSLTEKYNLEMEVKILNINFQSGDVLIRFQGKYVSDSEVDYHLLQNEIQFVTKTTEDVDIGKFCLVQDKPFGTWHRGKIVNKANQKSEIALIDQGNFIKVPFSQIAFAPGDLFILPPKVVNGIISNLLPLAEKWTPRAVNFFSSLVGQQLHGNVKTFFPHQDILLEIPKIIQYSVELNLAKYVDSESFCLLVEMIHQFPTNSHCKQMPDLLKPKEICSDVTLAVPDSLSRLQKLLDHLRPKLSTNILEKIKISAAVSPNHFFCHILSWETELSKLNASMCRHYESVETGTSSSLGSFAVLCAAKRKDGLWYRGVIQKLISCNDVMIWFIDIGSSETIPSTNVQKLEPEFLSLPMMAIPCALSQDSDPMKSITNETLALFKEALMGHVIISHIMDYSSEERLYYLSLYAADFAYTSDCRLTNTQIAGFSFNPCTAIADPVIENCLNSSVPEMSTSIEMEYNEIVSYKSIKMDVESVYVAYVEYVVNPSNFWIRIDEDQKDFTAMMVGIAEKYNKCELMEMILQDPKPGQLCCALYGLDGHYYRAVVTEVFRLHISVYFIDFGNTETVPFYDIKVLLPEFSALPAFAVCCSLAYAYPADDVWVNTANDFFKETVYGNAVLCHVVAKQKCRYVVEMRLSESSESSDIVTLLVKSGFAEFWKVDLNSNSLNLSNQVSNCNTRREKPKKTIHNRHTSNEPVVPLNSLILKLKPAEPRPSFCTPASTLQTPGISTICFKQHIVKPGVVMDVKVSHVDSPASFWCQVSGNASKLSTLMEDMQKVYSSCDSVYQHGQVACAAKSLSAGKYYRAAVIKYVSAQECEVIFIDYGNTENVLVSELRQIKPQFLELEGQAFRCCLSKVFSPEYIHHKWAVNAWEDFKSLVESSDWIKCTIVALFSSGLENLFNAVNLETCFGNVNKILTNKGHLVLGKTYPILHLYTFCYSSFDLEVGSREDVYVTFIYNTGKFFCHLAKNEKTFDMLMKKVAKLGNRLKPVTNPNELCIVKHAKDRKLYRALTCPVESSSQFLAFFVDFGDSQIVKKSDLLPIPEDADDILFEPMQAIPCYLAGMRESLLTLEAKDWFEEHYVGQLLNAVVVARNNEGHMEVELYSKNISINQKIKNFNVLSVTSKEKRNVGEESSAMKNQQASDSHDSVNTLHKKANSVDQIDYVSFSWSPKLVKSVDLPPVFLDSDTTCLVYASHVDSPSSFFIQLAKQEAEVYQLVEELNQMSFQVLNERDAEKGLLVVAQYPDDGAYYRAEIKDVLQNSFSLEYIDYGNTANVDSSCIFILPEKFLNIPRLSIHAFLTGIEKLQTHTEWSNIAEIFFEKVKIEPFNCKFMCKHGTQWEVSITLEGQSLSETLIQGIELSSKPPAVITNDCLLTPDLCNINISQKNAIEDVIAEKNIHVPCSKTLKSGQVGKVRNLYFSKSGTLFVTLANFSEESTLNSQIAATVQQYHNRLSVKDIQEGMVCLVKSVKMRVWLRASVEKLMPCAVRMVVFFVDHGGHEIISMHNAKKLSSEALSIPKQAIVCKWTGTEQIGQNVFAAHLKSILQKEIKILFLEFLECTNAWKVEVLVDDVLLLKYLHSVQSSADKNLDDTNSYSEADLSSPQIPRNSLKYLEVFPGFMVSFNSPSNFFVQLMDSVNMMVTLSQLLEIQDEPNPIAEDSLKPGSSCLVQSFEEQEWCRAEIISINMNFILLLLLDYGVHKIIPLLDYKKLKMIPAKLSCLPALTYHCTLHGVKPDKGNSWSEAAISYCISFVQNHALMILSVKNLKDNIEEVCVYGQGSLASNLVKKGLAKEVDDRRKTEMIYHFPTLSLDTNRNLEDIGCSGSSACKDMLSPSRPNVHVKGRQDCTADVPLDEACVQKQ from the coding sequence atGTCTTTAACTGAAAAGTATAACTTGGAAATGGAGGTGAAGATCTTAAACATCAATTTCCAGTCTGGAGACGTTCTAATAAGATTTCAAGGGAAATATGTATCGGATTCCGAAGTGGACTACCATCTCCTACAGAACGAAATACAGTTCGTCACAAAAACCACAGAGGACGTCGATATCGGGAAGTTCTGCTTGGTACAGGATAAACCTTTTGGCACTTGGCACAGAGGAAAAATTGTAAATAAAGCCAATCAGAAATCTGAAATTGCACTAATAGATCAAGGCAATTTCATCAAAGTTCCATTCTCACAAATTGCTTTTGCTCCTGGTGACTTGTTTATTCTTCCCCCAAAAGTGGTCAATGGGATCATTTCTAATTTACTTCCACTTGCGGAGAAGTGGACCCCAAGAGCCGTTAATTTTTTTTCATCCTTGGTTGGCCAACAACTTCATGGAAATGTGAAAACCTTCTTTCCCCATCAAGATATTCTTTTAGAAATACCAAAAATCATACAATATTCTGTCGAGCTCAATTTGGCAAAGTATGTTGACTCTGAATCTTTTTGTCTACTGGTAGAGATGATACATCAGTTCCCAACAAACTCTCACTGCAAACAAATGCCAGACTTACTAAAACCGAAGGAAATCTGTTCTGATGTCACTCTTGCTGTTCCCGACAGTCTGTCCCGTTTGCAAAAGCTATTAGATCATCTAAGACCTAAGCTTTCTACCAATATcctggaaaaaataaaaatttctgCTGCCGTAAGCCCAAACCATTTTTTTTGTCACATTCTGTCATGGGAGACGGAATTAAGTAAATTGAACGCTTCTATGTGCCGTCACTATGAATCTGTCGAAACAGGAACAAGTTCCTCCCTTGGTAGTTTTGCAGTACTCTGCGCTGCCAAGAGGAAAGACGGTTTATGGTATAGAGGAGTTATCCAGAAGCTAATATCGTGTAATGATGTGATGATCTGGTTTATTGATATTGGAAGCAGTGAAACCATCCCATCCACCAATGTGCAAAAGTTGGAACCAGAATTCTTGTCTTTACCCATGATGGCGATCCCATGTGCGTTATCTCAGGACAGTGACCCTATGAAAAGCATTACAAATGAGACTCTAGCTCTATTTAAAGAGGCCCTGATGGGACATGTTATCATTAGTCATATCATGGACTACTCTAGTGAAGAGCGTCTATACTACTTATCGTTGTACGCTGCCGACTTTGCGTACACTTCAGACTGTCGTTTAACAAATACGCAAATTGCAGGATTTTCTTTCAACCCTTGCACGGCCATCGCAGACCCAGTCATCGAGAATTGTCTTAACAGTTCTGTGCCTGAAATGTCCACATCTATAGAGATGGAATACAATGAAATAGTGTCTTACAAATCAATTAAAATGGACGTGGAATCGGTCTACGTAGCATATGTTGAGTATGTAGTAAACCCCTCAAATTTTTGGATTAGAATTGATGAGGATCAAAAGGACTTTACAGCTATGATGGTGGGGATTGCAGAAAAGTACAATAAATGTGAGCTCATGGAGATGATTTTGCAAGATCCTAAACCCGGTCAACTTTGCTGTGCACTTTATGGATTGGATGGACATTACTACCGAGCTGTTGTCACCGAAGTGTTCAGGTTACACATTTCTGTGTATTTCATTGACTTTGGGAATACAGAAACCGTTCCTTTCTACGACATAAAGGTGTTGTTGCCAGAGTTCAGTGCTTTGCCTGCGTTTGCAGTGTGCTGCTCTTTAGCATATGCCTATCCTGCTGATGATGTGTGGGTTAATACTGCAAATGACTTCTTTAAAGAAACAGTGTATGGAAACGCTGTTCTGTGCCATGTTGTTGCAAAACAAAAGTGCAGATATGTTGTGGAAATGCGCCTTTCAGAGAGCTCAGAATCTTCAGATATTGTCACACTTTTGGTGAAATCTGGATTTGCCGAATTCTGGAAAGTGGATTTAAATTCAAACTCACTAAATTTAAGCAATCAAGTTTCAAACTGCAATACTCGACgtgaaaaacctaaaaaaactatacATAACAGACACACCTCAAATGAACCAGTTGTGCCATTAAATTCTTTGATCTTGAAACTCAAACCAGCGGAGCCAAGGCCTTCATTTTGTACACCAGCCAGCACTTTACAAACTCCTGGGATTTCCACAATTTGTTTTAAACAGCATATAGTCAAACCTGGGGTTGTAATGGATGTAAAAGTTTCTCATGTGGATTCCCCAGCTAGTTTCTGGTGTCAAGTGTCTGGCAACGCTTCCAAACTATCAACCTTAATGGAAGATATGCAGAAAGTGTATAGCAGTTGTGATAGCGTTTACCAACATGGACAAGTTGCTTGTGCTGCAAAGTCCTTAAGCGCTGGCAAGTATTATCGAGCAGCCGTTATCAAATACGTTTCAGCTCAAGAATGTGAAGTTATTTTCATTGACTATGGAAATACCGAGAATGTGTTGGTTTCTGAACTTCGTCAGATTAAGCCACAGTTTCTTGAATTGGAAGGCCAGGCTTTTCGATGCTGTTTGAGTAAAGTGTTTTCTCCTGAATATATCCACCACAAATGGGCTGTTAATGCATGGGAAGATTTTAAAAGCCTTGTTGAGTCTTCTGACTGGATAAAATGCACCATAGTCGCCTTGTTCAGTAGTGGTTTGGAGAATCTGTTTAACGCAGTAAACCTGGAAACCTGTTTTGGCAACGTAAACAAAATATTGACCAACAAGGGTCATTTGGTTCTAGGGAAAACTTATCCAATTCTCCATTTATACACATTCTGCTACTCAAGTTTTGACCTTGAAGTAGGAAGTAGAGAAGATGTATATGTGACTTTCATTTACAATACTGGAAAATTTTTCTGCCATCTTGCAAAAAATGAGAAGACCTTTGACATGTTGATGAAGAAAGTAGCTAAGCTCGGTAACCGGCTAAAGCCAGTGACGAATCCAAATGAGCTCTGCATTGTTAAGCATGCTAAAGATCGAAAATTGTACAGGGCATTGACCTGCCCCGTGGAATCCTCATCTCAATTCTTGGCCTTTTTTGTAGATTTTGGAGATAGCCAGATAGTGAAAAAAAGTGATCTGCTTCCTATCCCTGAGGATGCTGACGATATTTTATTTGAACCAATGCAAGCTATTCCTTGCTATCTGGCTGGCATGAGAGAATCTCTTCTCACTTTAGAGGCCAAAGACTGGTTTGAAGAGCATTATGTTGGTCAACTATTAAATGCAGTTGTTGTAGCTAGAAACAATGAAGGACATATGGAAGTGGAATTATATAGTAAAAATATCTCCATAaaccaaaaaattaaaaactttaACGTTTTATCAGTTACGAGCAAGGAAAAACGGAACGTTGGTGAAGAGTCTAGCGCGATGAAAAATCAGCAGGCTTCAGATAGTCATGACTCTGTGAATACATTGCATAAAAAGGCCAATTCAGTAGACCAAATCGATTACGTGAGCTTTTCCTGGAGTCCAAAGCTTGTAAAGTCTGTTGACCTTCCCCCAGTATTTCTAGACTCAGATACTACCTGTCTTGTTTATGCTTCCCATGTAGACAGTCCTTCTAGTTTTTTCATACAACTTGCCAAACAAGAGGCTGAGGTTTATCAACTCGTGGAAGAGCTGAATCAAATGTCATTCCAAGTCCTTAATGAAAGAGATGCTGAGAAGGGTCTTCTCGTTGTTGCTCAGTATCCGGATGATGGTGCGTACTATCGAGCAGAGATTAAAGACGTTCTGCAAAACAGTTTTTCTCTTGAGTATATTGATTATGGTAATACCGCCAATGTGGACTCTTCATGTATCTTCATTCTTCCCGAAAAATTCTTAAATATTCCCAGGTTAAGCATCCATGCTTTTCTCACTGGCATTGAAAAACTTCAGACCCATACTGAGTggagtaatattgctgaaatatttTTTGAGAAAGTTAAGATTGAACCATTCAACTGCAAGTTTATGTGCAAACATGGCACGCAATGGGAGGTCAGTATAACTTTAGAAGGGCAGTCCCTTTCCGAAACACTCATTCAAGGCATTGAGCTTTCTTCCAAACCACCTGCGGTTATTACCAACGACTGTCTTCTGACACCTGATCTTTGTAATATTAATATCTCACAGAAAAATGCTATAGAGGACGTCATCGCTGAGAAAAACATTCATGTACCTTGCTCCAAAACACTGAAATCCGGTCAGGTAGGAAAAGTTAGAAACCTTTACTTCTCAAAATCTGGAACACTCTTTGTCACCTTGGCCAATTTTTCTGAGGAGTCCACGCTGAATTCACAGATTGCTGCTACTGTACAGCAGTATCACAACCGGCTTTCCGTTAAGGATATACAAGAGGGAATGGTTTGTTTGGTGAAATCTGTAAAGATGCGAGTTTGGCTTCGTGCTTCTGTTGAAAAACTCATGCCATGTGCTGTGAGAATGGTAGTGTTTTTTGTTGACCATGGTGGACATGAAATTATAAGCATGCACAATGCCAAAAAGCTCTCTTCAGAAGCTCTTTCTATTCCTAAGCAAGCAATTGTTTGTAAATGGACCGGGACAGAACAAATTGGTCAGAATGTATTTGCAGCACATTTAAAGTCAATTTTGCAAAAGGAAATTAAGATTCTATTTCTGGAATTTTTGGAGTGTACTAATGCATGGAAAGTGGAAGTATTGGTTGATGATGTTCTGCTATTGAAATATCTTCATAGCGTACAAAGCTCAGCCGATAAAAATCTTGATGATACAAACTCTTACTCGGAGGCCGATCTTTCATCGCCCCAGATTCCAAGGAATAGTCTAAAATATTTAGAGGTTTTCCCCGGATTCATGGTTTCATTTAATTCCCCCTCTAATTTTTTTGTACAGTTGATGGACTCTGTTAATATGATGGTTACTTTATCACAGCTGCTGGAAATACAGGATGAACCTAATCCAATAGCCGAGGATTCATTAAAACCAGGTTCTTCATGTCTTGTACAGTCATTTGAGGAACAAGAGTGGTGCAGGGCAGAAATAATCAGCATTAACATGAATTTTATTTTGTTGCTCCTTCTTGATTATGGAGTTCACAAAATCATTCCACTTTTGGACTACAAAAAGCTGAAAATGATTCCCGCAAAACTTTCTTGCTTACCAGCACTAACCTACCATTGCACGTTACATGGTGTGAAGCCGGATAAGGGAAACTCTTGGTCTGAAGCTGCCATCAGCTATTGTATTAGTTTTGTCCAAAACCATGCCTTGATGATTTTGTCTGTTAAAAATCTTAAAGACAACATTGAGGAAGTATGTGTGTATGGTCAAGGAAGTCTGGCCAGTAACTTAGTTAAGAAAGGTCTTGCCAAGGAAGTTGATGACAGAAGAAAAACTGAAATGATCTATCATTTTCCAACACTTTCCTTGGATACTAATAGAAATTTAGAAGACATTGGTTGCAGTGGATCTTCTGCATGCAAAGATATGTTGAGTCCTTCCAGACCGAATGTACATGTAAAGGGAAGACAGGATTGTACGGCTGATGTTCCACTTGACGAAGCCTGTGTTCAGAAACAGTAA